The following proteins come from a genomic window of Brachionichthys hirsutus isolate HB-005 chromosome 20, CSIRO-AGI_Bhir_v1, whole genome shotgun sequence:
- the tdrd15 gene encoding tudor domain-containing protein 15, whose translation MESIQDSELQKSGPSAACAPSPVDFKLTHLDWSPDATLIHFQGQYPTVRGYDYDFLQGEIQNVPKTKAAVNLGEFCLVEDVNSAQWYRGRVQNRKDDLFEVFLIDHGNVLSVDIARMSSCSIDLFTLPPRIVRGFLANMLLLQGCPDSVMEDYFSKQIGKNVKGYIQALLPHKVLLMEIPDINKDLVTQGFGKHLDTNTFLFLVEIIIGQPPKQNVEPAPHVLIENQRRREFCPKPFGLWGYQNFLSACGPRLNGGARAQMRVTAADNPGLFYCQMASIETELLEMSRKLAAVCEYRTKECNHETAENLGLLCAVKGKDGNWYRGFVQFLPVYSQVRVFFIDYGFFESVNVDNVHRLPPGFDSAPIMALPCSVRSDQDESVKAQQLRFLKAGLLGQVLDVEIRHFDEETNLYSITVIGAGSTVVKKPETLQGVPKVTFKPDTEKLSSQVAYGNQEAVIHEAFVETLKAEELQVDSVFVGYVEHVQNPNHFWIRTQKRNDDFEEVMTEIADHFKQMKVEDDVLWNPEVGTLCCTIYEEDMHFYRAVVTATLDHGSEVFFIDFGNTEKVPQKVIKKLPEKVASKPPFAICCSLANVFPLGCVWTSTSSDLFSRAVSNKALQVHVLQMTRNKCVVDLCAVESGGKQNISDLMISAKQAGSWIKLLMNPSMQNDTDMTEKTSCQSVTSDTNGNTAQLVLCDEEEENPKDETEMAKAPPCFKVQNIKPGFEFAVCCSDINTPSDFWCQPVDGVPALEDLMNKLQEYYSTHTVPLQSEDLCCVAKSSQDGRWYRAFITEKESGHAKVILVDYGCAIQIKDDSLQAIMPEYVHLERQAFWCSLYNLIEPADSKQSDDNWSPEVCRVLKDFVCDSTCILRCQVVSQLSVKNGLCNVVDIYSTKTHQSITNLLLRQGLVREVTMSAKQLSTALPESFVFSSYDLNPGNDEQVYVTYVSSQWDIYCHLERNSDLIEELERKIPEETDKIRQAGTRAVGRKLCLAKYLDGKWYRGVAHPVQSPLHLSVLFVDYGNTHTSEKTKTLFIPRDCGDLLYTPMQALKCNLASVSKKEHYAVVKEWLNDTILNKNVRVHIVGKVKNGAFDVELFDGEININELVNKLIASLAPKPKSVLNCDVRKNKLKTTNKTTSIKCKSQDKGHSQLSTRSNIHLGSQVCSVPLKKEHTKKCVHDETQRESSNVKALNPDKTKHCPVNLQKNSERKRSRENPDPNVKSEQPQHTEESEILQLSCLPSMKVTKGFRAMCFVSHVDSINSFYLQLSEDEPAILKMCQDLNSGNFKDSLNTTPTLRINAIVLAEFEEDGALYRSVVKGYEKGSLKIGFLDYGNSAVMGKDKIYPLPKEYLLQPRLSIPCSLFDASIYENDAAFIDAVMEKPLMVDFVHQRGTHWVVQVEILDSLVDPPASLEADTKSSAESKKEGNDDIQMLPPPNPTLQLATPSSKLKVKLRLPKKHLRHKIHSKTTKCSNKAKRDRTDKMMSLPVHAKETENCQVLAVLSNGTFYIRLNRSSEMLPALQSHIANNLDKYNLVAEEDLKQGLKCLVQAEETRQWHRAVVQNVSRGKCQVLLLDYGLTEEISSCSIRQQCSNLEKVPGLAVLCKVNCLGFGQQEDDTKSWCQTLKQLIGNDVKLIFVCYSNAAKLWRVEIIINGLFLIRHMTILPQQNEDTIPPPSENQSEREELLDTSQPQEFVFAPVVLGRMYSGCAAAVTAPFDFCVALDNSLLIMNEVSIMLSNLSGEMCPLPEAHLVPGTGCLLKSDAKNKWCRAEIVQCDSKVILNLVDYGHYESIPFENHCNLKRLPMDIANLPKVIYPCSLRGVKPVGADGRWTNEAAVILERCLYQKSLQIFFRELVSNAEWKVDILTDDHHVATELVEAGLANYTDILLGLRFKEESHCNAAPDGEEEYEDEVFDWTSDSLGELEQEEGELLHRLGVSRSSQCLVM comes from the exons ATGGAGTCAATACAGGACTCGGAACTTCAGAA GTCTGGTCCATCTGCTGCATGTGCGCCTTCGCCAGTGGACTTCAAGTTAACTCACTTGGACTGGAGCCCTGATGCAACCCTCATACACTTCCAGGGACAGTACCCTACCGTGCGTGGCTATGACTATGACTTCCTACAAGGTGAAATACAGAATGTGCCAAAAACCAAAGCTGCAGTGAATCTTGGAGAGTTCTGCCTTGTAGAGGATGTTAATTCAGCTCAATGGTACAGAGGAAGAGTTCAGAACCGAAAGGATGACTTGTTTGAAGTTTTCCTCATTGATCACGGTAATGTTTTGAGCGTTGACATTGCGAGGATGTCTTCCTGTTCAATTGATTTGTTCACCCTGCCTCCCAGGATAGTTCGTGGCTTTCTTGCAAACATGCTGTTACTTCAAGGTTGTCCTGATTCTGTAATGGAGGATTACTTCTCAAAACAGATTGGGAAAAATGTCAAGGGTTACATCCAAGCCCTTCTTCCACACAAAGTGCTGTTAATGGAAATCCCCGACATCAACAAGGACCTTGTGACACAGGGGTTTGGGAAGCATTTGGACACAAATACTTTCCTCTTCTTGGTTGAGATAATAATAGGGCAGCCACCGAAACAGAATGTAGAACCAGCTCCTCATGTACTCATAGAAAACCAAAGGAGACGAGAGTTTTGCCCCAAACCGTTTGGTTTGTGGGGATATCAAAATTTTCTGTCGGCCTGTGGGCCTAGATTGAACGGTGGCGCTCGTGCTCAGATGCGTGTAACTGCCGCTGACAACCCCGGACTGTTTTATTGTCAGATGGCCAGTATAGAAACAGAACTTTTGGAAATGTCAAGAAAGCTGGCTGCAGTTTGTGAGTACAGAACCAAAGAATGCAATCATGAGACTGCAGAAAACCTGGGCTTGCTGTGTGCTGTTAAAGGCAAAGATGGCAATTGGTACAGGGGATTTGTGCAGTTTCTCCCAGTCTATTCACAGGTCAGAGTTTTCTTCATTGACTATGGATTCTTTGAATCTGTCAATGTTGATAACGTCCACAGGTTGCCACCTGGTTTTGATTCAGCCCCTATCATGGCCTTGCCTTGCTCAGTCAGGAGTGACCAGGATGAGTCCGTCAAAGCTCAGCAGTTGCGTTTTCTTAAGGCAGGCCTGCTCGGACAAGTGTTGGATGTAGAGATCAGACATTTTGATGAAGAAACGAACCTCTACTCTATCACAGTGATTGGCGCTGGAAGTACAGTTGTGAAGAAACCAGAGACCTTGCAAGGGGTTCCTAAAGTTACTTTTAAACCTGACACTGAGAAACTGTCATCTCAGGTTGCCTATGGCAACCAGGAGGCAGTCATACATGAAGCCTTTGTTGAAACACTGAAAGCAGAAGAGCTGCAGGTGGACTCTGTCTTTGTGGGCTACGTTGAACACGTTCAGAATCCAAACCacttctggatcagaacacaaAAACGTAACGATGACTTTGAAGAAGTGATGACAGAAATTGCAGATCACttcaaacaaatgaaagtgGAAGATGATGTACTGTGGAATCCTGAGGTTGGGACCCTATGCTGCACCATTTATGAGGAAGACATGCATTTCTACAGGGCTGTAGTGACAGCAACTCTTGATCATGGatctgaagttttttttattgattttgggAACACTGAGAAAGTGCCACAAAAGGTAATTAAGAAGCTACCGGAGAAAGTTGCCAGCAAACCACCATTCGCCATCTGTTGTTCCCTTGCTAATGTTTTTCCTTTGGGGTGTGTCTGGACCAGCACCAGTTCTGACTTGTTCAGCAGGGCTGTGTCAAACAAAGCCCTGCAAGTCCATGTTCTCCAGATGACGCGTAACAAATGCGTCGTCGATCTCTGCGCTGTTGAGAGTGGCGGCAAGCAAAATATCAGTGACCTCATGATCTCTGCTAAACAAGCGGGATCGTGGATCAAATTATTAATGAATCCCTCCATGCAAAATGATACAGATATGACAGAAAAAACAAGTTGCCAAAGCGTGACATCAGACACTAATGGGAATACAGCGCAGTTGGTACTttgtgatgaggaagaggaaaacccCAAAGATGAAACTGAGATGGCCAAAGCTCCTCCTTGCTTCAAAGTACAAAATATCAAGCCTGGGTTCGAGTTTGCGGTGTGCTGTTCTGACATCAACACGCCATCGGATTTCTGGTGCCAGCCTGTGGATGGTGTTCCAGCTTTGGAGGACCTGATGAATAAACTTCAAGAATATTACTCAACTCACACAGTCCCCCTCCAATCAGAGGATTTATGTTGCGTTGCCAAATCTTCTCAAGATGGAAGATGGTACAGGGCCTTCATCACAGAAAAGGAGAGCGGTCATGCCAAAGTGATTTTGGTTGACTATGGTTGTGCCATCCAAATCAAAGATGACAGTCTTCAAGCAATAATGCCAGAATATGTTCATTTGGAAAGGCAAGCTTTCTGGTGCAGTCTTTACAACCTGATCGAACCTGCAGACTCCAAGCAGAGTGATGATAATTGGAGTCCGGAGGTGTGTCGCGTCCTGAAAGACTTCGTCTGCGACAGCACCTGTATCTTACGATGTCAAGTCGTTTCTCAGTTGAGTGTGAAAAATGGGCTGTGCAATGTTGTAGACATCTACAGCACCAAAACCCATCAGAGCATAACAAACTTGCTCTTGCGACAGGGCCTGGTAAGAGAAGTGACAATGTCGGCAAAGCAACTGTCAACAGCGTTGCCCGAGTCGTTTGTCTTCTCTTCATACGATTTGAACCCCGGAAACGATGAACAAGTCTATGTTACTTATGTTAGCAGTCAGTGGGATATCTACTGCCACCTTGAGAGAAACAGTGACCTCATCGAAGAGCTTGAAAGGAAAATCCCAGAGGAGACGGACAAAATCAGGCAGGCTGGTACAAGAGCTGTTGGAAGGAAGCTGTGCCTGGCAAAATACTTGGATGGTAAATGGTACAGGGGAGTGGCACATCCTGTTCAGTCACCTCTGCATCTCAGTGTGTTGTTTGTGGAttatggaaacacacacacatcagagaaGACCAAAACATTGTTTATCCCCAGAGATTGTGGTGACTTGTTGTACACACCCATGCAGGCTCTGAAATGTAACCTTGCTTCAGTGTCCAAGAAGGAGCACTATGCAGTTGTCAAGGAATGGCTGAATGATACAATCCTTAACAAGAACGTGAGAGTCCATATCGTTGGAAAGGTCAAAAATGGTGCATTTGATGTTGAACTTTTTGATGGCGAAATAAACATCAATGAGCTGGTAAATAAACTCATTGCTAGTCTTGCACCTAAACCAAAATCGGTTTTGAATTGTGACGTTagaaaaaataaactgaaaactACCAACAAAACGACTTCCATCAAGTGCAAGAGTCAAGACAAAGGGCATTCTCAATTGTCTACCCGATCAAATATCCACCTAGGGAGTCAAGTTTGTTCTGTACCCTTAAagaaagaacacacaaaaaaatgtgttcatgaTGAAACCCAGAGAGAAAGTTCGAATGTAAAAGCATTGAACCCGGATAAAACAAAGCACTGCCCAGTAAATCTCCAGAAGAACTCTGAGAGAAAACGAAGCAGAGAGAACCCTGATCCAAATGTGAAGTCAGAGCAGCCACAACATACAGAGGAATCAGAGATCCTTCAGCTCTCCTGTTTGCCCAGCATGAAAGTGACCAAAGGATTCAGGGCGATGTGTTTTGTTTCCCACGTGGACTCAATCAACAGTTTTTATCTTCAACTCTCAGAAGATGAACCTGCCATTCTCAAAATGTGCCAAGACCTGAACTCTGGTAACTTCAAAGATTCCTTAAATACCACCCCAACTTTGAGAATCAATGCCATTGTTCTAGCAGAGTTTGAGGAAGACGGCGCTTTGTATCGTTCTGTTGTGAAGGGCTATGAAAAAGGTTCTTTAAAAATTGGGTTTCTGGACTATGGAAACTCGGCAGTGATGGGGAAAGATAAGATCTACCCTCTACCAAAGGAGTATCTCTTGCAGCCGAGGTTAAGCATACCATGCTCCCTGTTCGATGCTAGCATTTACGAAAATGATGCTGCTTTCATTGATGCTGTAATGGAGAAGCCTCTCATGGTTGACTTTGTCCATCAGCGTGGAACTCATTGGGTTGTCCAGGTTGAGATTCTTGATAGCTTAGTCGATCCTCCGGCGTCACTTGAAGCTGACACTAAAAGTAGCGCTGAGAGCAAAAAAGAAGGGAACGATGACATTCAGATGTTGCCACCTCCCAACCCGACACTACAACTTGCCACACCATCATCCAAACTGAAGGTAAAGTTGAGACTCCCTAAAAAACACCTCAGACACAAGATCCATTCTAAAACCACGAAATGCTCTAACAAAGCGAAGCGTGACCGCACGGATAAAATGATGAGTCTTCCTGTTCATGCTAAAGAAACAGAGAATTGTCAAGTCCTGGCGGTACTTAGTAACGGCACTTTTTACATCAGACTGAATAGGTCCAGTGAAATGCTTCCTGCATTACAAAGTCATATAGCTAACAACCTGGACAAGTACAACCTGGTGGCTGAGGAGGATCTCAAACAAGGCCTCAAGTGCTTAGTTCAGGCAGAAGAGACCAGGCAGTGGCACAGGGCTGTTGTTCAAAATGTTTCCCGGGGAAAATGCCAGGTCCTACTCTTGGACTATGGACTAACAGAAGAAATTTCAAGTTGCTCAATCAGACAACAGTGTAGCAACCTGGAAAAAGTCCCTGGCCTTGCAGTTTTGTGTAAGGTGAACTGCCTCGGGTTCGGCCAGCAAGAGGATGACACCAAGTCGTGGTGTCAAACACTCAAGCAGTTGATAGGCAATGACGTCAAGctgatttttgtgtgttattcGAACGCTGCTAAACTTTGGAGagtggaaataataataaacggACTTTTCCTCATTCGCCATATGACAATTTTGCCGCAGCAGAATGAGGATACGATTCCACCGCCCTCCGAAAACCAAAGTGAGAGAGAAGAGCTTTTGGACACAAGTCAGCCACAGGAATTTGTCTTTGCTCCTGTTGTTCTGGGCAGAATGTACTCTGGCTGTGCCGCTGCAGTGACAGCTCCCTTTGACTTTTGTGTTGCTCTGGACAACTCTCTGCTCATTATGAACGAAGTGTCCATAATGTTGAGCAACCTGTCTGGAGAGATGTGTCCTCTTCCTGAAGCCCACCTGGTCCCTGGCACTGGCTGCCTATTGAAATCGGACGCCAAAAACAAGTGGTGCAGAGCAGAAATTGTACAATGTGACAGCAAGGTGATCCTCAACCTAGTGGATTACGGTCATTACGAGAGCATCCCTTTTGAAAACCACTGTAACCTCAAGAGACTTCCAATGGATATAGCAAACTTGCCAAAGGTGATATACCCCTGCTCCCTGAGAGGGGTGAAGCCTGTTGGAGCAGATGGCCGGTGGACCAATGAGGCGGCCGTCATCCTCGAGCGATGTTTGTACCAGAAGAGCCTTCAGATCTTCTTCCGAGAGCTTGTGTCAAACGCAGAGTGGAAAGTGGACATTCTGACTGATGACCACCATGTTGCCACGGAGCTGGTGGAAGCTGGGCTTGCCAATTATACAGACATCCTGCTAGGATTAAG GTTCAAGGAAGAGAGTCATTGTAATGCTGCTCCTGATGGTGAGGAAGAGTATGAAGATGAAGTCTTTGACTGGACGTCTGACTCTTTGGGTGAGTTGGAACAAGAAGAGGGTGAGCTGCTACACCGCCTGGGAGTGTCCAGATCAAGTCAAT GTTTGGTGATGTGA